A genomic window from Cricetulus griseus strain 17A/GY chromosome 4, alternate assembly CriGri-PICRH-1.0, whole genome shotgun sequence includes:
- the Tagln gene encoding transgelin, with the protein MANKGPSYGMSREVQSKIEKKYDEELEERLVEWIVMQLGPDVGRPDRGRLGFQVWLKNGVILSKLVNSLYPEGSKPVKVPENPPSMVFKQMEQVAQFLKAAEDYGVTKTDMFQTVDLFEGKDMAAVQRTLMALGSLAVTKNDGHYRGDPNWFMKKAQEHKREFTESQLQEGKHVIGLQMGSNRGASQAGMTGYGRPRQIIS; encoded by the exons ATGGCCAACAAAGGTCCATCCTATGGCATGAGCCGTGAAGTACAGTCCAAAATTGAGAAGAAGTATGATGAGGAGTTGGAGGAGCGGCTAGTGGAGTGGATTGTAATGCAGTTAGGCCCTGATGTGGGCCGCCCAGATCGTGGGCGTCTGGGCTTCCAGGTGTGGCTGAAGAATGGCGTG ATTCTGAGCAAGCTGGTGAATAGCCTGTATCCTGAAGGATCCAAGCCAGTGAAGGTGCCTGAGAATCCACCTTCCATGGTCTTCAAGCAGATGGAACAGGTGGCTCAATTCCTGAAGGCAGCTGAGGACTATGGAGTCACCAAGACTGACATGTTCCAGACTGTTGACCTCTTTGAAG GCAAAGACATGGCAGCAGTGCAGAGGACTCTAATGGCTTTGGGCAGCTTGGCGGTGACCAAGAATGATGGACACTACCGTGGAGATCCCAACTGGTTTATGAA GAAAGCCCAGGAGCATAAGAGGGAGTTCACAGAGAGTCAACTGCAGGAGGGGAAGCACGTCATTGGCCTTCAGATGGGCAGCAACAGAGGGGCCTCACAGGCTGGCATGACAGGCTATGGACGACCCCGGCAGATCATCAGTTAG